A genome region from Nocardia sp. NBC_01730 includes the following:
- a CDS encoding glycosyltransferase family 4 protein, with the protein MKILMVSWEYPPVVVGGLGMHVHHLATELAAAGHEVVVLSRRPSGTDSSTHPTHSFIADGVLVVAVAEDPPVFDFGEDMLAWTLAMGHAMVRAGVALGKPGIGDGWIPDVVHAHDWLVAHPGIALAEYYDVPLVSTMHATEAGRHSGWVAGKVNKQVHSVEWWLANESDALITCSSSMQDEVERLYGPERIPMTVIRNGIDVGAWTFRPRSPRTGPPRVLYVGRLEYEKGVQDAIAALPRIRRAHPGTTLTIAGVGTQFEWLRERARVHRVARAVIFAGQLHHKELLGWLHGADAIVLPSRYEPFGIVALEAAAAGTPLITSTAGGLGEAVIDGVTGASFAPADVDGLVEAVRATLDDPAAAQQRAHAARERLTADFAWDMVAAETAQVYQSAKRRVRNPLGRPAIIDRPLPERDPK; encoded by the coding sequence ATGAAGATTTTGATGGTGTCGTGGGAGTACCCACCGGTCGTAGTCGGTGGACTCGGCATGCACGTGCATCACCTCGCCACCGAACTGGCCGCGGCGGGCCACGAGGTGGTCGTCTTGTCCCGACGTCCTTCAGGCACCGACTCCTCGACCCACCCCACGCACTCCTTCATCGCCGATGGGGTGCTGGTCGTCGCGGTCGCGGAGGACCCGCCGGTGTTCGACTTCGGCGAGGACATGCTCGCCTGGACGCTGGCCATGGGCCATGCCATGGTGCGCGCGGGCGTCGCCCTCGGGAAGCCTGGCATCGGTGACGGCTGGATCCCCGACGTGGTGCACGCGCACGACTGGCTGGTCGCCCACCCTGGTATAGCGCTGGCCGAGTACTACGACGTGCCGCTGGTGTCGACCATGCACGCCACCGAAGCCGGACGGCACAGCGGCTGGGTCGCGGGCAAGGTCAACAAGCAGGTGCATTCGGTCGAATGGTGGCTCGCCAACGAGTCCGACGCGCTGATCACCTGCTCGTCGTCCATGCAGGACGAGGTGGAACGGCTGTACGGGCCGGAACGGATCCCGATGACGGTGATCCGCAATGGAATCGACGTGGGCGCCTGGACCTTCCGTCCACGTTCACCGCGCACCGGTCCGCCCCGCGTGCTGTATGTGGGCAGGCTGGAGTACGAGAAAGGCGTGCAGGACGCGATCGCGGCGCTGCCCCGCATCCGCCGCGCCCACCCCGGTACGACCCTGACCATCGCCGGTGTCGGCACCCAGTTCGAGTGGCTGCGCGAGCGCGCCCGCGTACATCGGGTCGCCCGCGCGGTGATCTTCGCCGGGCAGCTCCACCACAAGGAGTTGCTCGGCTGGCTGCACGGCGCCGACGCGATCGTACTGCCCAGCCGGTACGAGCCCTTCGGCATCGTCGCCCTGGAGGCGGCGGCGGCGGGCACTCCGCTGATCACCTCGACGGCGGGCGGCCTCGGCGAGGCCGTGATCGACGGGGTGACCGGCGCGTCCTTCGCGCCCGCCGACGTCGACGGCCTGGTCGAGGCGGTCCGCGCCACCCTCGACGACCCCGCCGCGGCGCAGCAGCGAGCGCACGCCGCCCGCGAACGGCTCACCGCGGATTTCGCGTGGGACATGGTGGCAGCGGAAACCGCCCAGGTGTACCAATCGGCCAAACGCCGGGTGCGCAATCCGCTGGGCCGCCCGGCCATCATCGACCGCCCGCTGCCGGAACGCGATCCGAAGTAG
- a CDS encoding DUF1697 domain-containing protein, whose protein sequence is MNRYAALLRGIMPSNPNMSNAKLRAVFDGLGFEGVASVLTSGNIVFRSQGTDVPALEDHIQQALNRELGIGGGTIIRSYEELRALLDTDPFPGLTHGRGTYLIATFLKGTVEAPGTLPTQPDPLTRIIGYDEAARAFLAVIDNSVPGKTPDFMAWLDKTYGKDITTRTWLTVERIVKKLTA, encoded by the coding sequence ATGAACAGGTACGCCGCACTGCTGCGCGGGATCATGCCGAGCAATCCGAACATGAGCAACGCGAAATTGCGGGCGGTGTTCGATGGGCTCGGGTTCGAGGGGGTCGCGTCGGTGCTCACCAGCGGCAACATCGTGTTCCGCAGCCAAGGCACCGATGTTCCCGCGCTGGAGGACCATATCCAGCAGGCGTTGAACCGGGAACTCGGAATCGGCGGCGGCACGATCATCCGCAGCTACGAAGAACTTCGCGCGCTGCTGGACACCGACCCCTTCCCAGGACTCACACACGGGCGCGGGACATATCTGATCGCGACGTTTCTCAAGGGCACCGTCGAGGCGCCGGGAACGCTGCCCACTCAACCCGATCCGCTCACCCGGATCATCGGCTACGACGAGGCGGCTCGCGCCTTTCTCGCGGTCATCGACAACAGCGTGCCCGGCAAGACGCCGGACTTCATGGCCTGGCTGGACAAGACCTACGGCAAGGACATCACGACCCGCACCTGGCTCACCGTCGAGCGCATCGTGAAGAAGCTCACGGCATGA